In a single window of the Streptacidiphilus sp. P02-A3a genome:
- a CDS encoding DUF6542 domain-containing protein: MEYQRRSDERPSVMDAPGVPGPARSPEPSRSGAVRGGGLRSGGARSGGLRSRGDGRAQPRPGTRAPRRLTAVGGGVVTLGATFAGGALDSWLFGGSGVLLGLAYVAVSFQVAVRVRPADLAAAPICGPISFAITLGCFGSSPSPGLAGDAIGLASSLATRAGWLFTGTAVSVVIALARHFALSRARRRAA, translated from the coding sequence GTGGAGTACCAACGCAGGTCTGACGAACGCCCCTCCGTCATGGACGCCCCCGGTGTGCCCGGTCCGGCGCGCTCCCCGGAGCCGAGCCGGAGCGGTGCGGTCCGCGGCGGCGGGCTCAGGAGCGGCGGGGCCCGGAGCGGCGGCCTCCGCTCCCGGGGCGACGGCCGGGCGCAGCCGCGCCCCGGCACGCGCGCCCCGCGGCGGCTGACCGCGGTCGGCGGCGGAGTGGTCACCCTCGGCGCCACCTTCGCCGGCGGGGCGCTGGACAGCTGGCTGTTCGGCGGCTCCGGCGTGCTGCTGGGGCTGGCCTACGTGGCGGTGAGCTTCCAGGTGGCGGTCCGGGTGCGGCCGGCCGACCTGGCCGCCGCGCCGATCTGCGGGCCGATCTCGTTCGCGATCACCCTGGGCTGCTTCGGCAGCTCCCCCTCGCCCGGCCTGGCCGGGGACGCCATCGGCCTGGCCAGCTCGCTGGCGACGCGGGCGGGCTGGCTGTTCACCGGTACCGCGGTGTCCGTCGTGATCGCCCTCGCCCGCCACTTCGCGCTGAGCCGGGCGCGGCGGCGGGCGGCCTGA